One Anastrepha obliqua isolate idAnaObli1 chromosome 6, idAnaObli1_1.0, whole genome shotgun sequence DNA window includes the following coding sequences:
- the LOC129250611 gene encoding putative nuclease HARBI1 yields the protein MTKFENSRENPFPFLIGCLDGTHFNIPTPSEDAISYYDRKGKHSVQMQAICDSQFRFLDVFIGYPGSCHDANVWRSSPVFNGITSGRQLAPGAIILGDSAKDNPLEHIDEMAPQQHGNIEAASELETLQDPPLWSAETDDENGVDRRNYLKTLFSS from the exons ATGACGAAGTTCGAAAACAGCAGAGAGAATCCGTTTCCCTTCTTAATTGGTTGTTTAGATGGAACGCACTTCAATATACCCACGCCTAGTGAAGATGCTATTAGCTACTATGACCGCAAAGGGAAACATTCTGTCCAAATGCAG GCCATATGTGATagtcaatttcgttttttggaTGTCTTTATTGGTTATCCAGGCAGCTGCCACGATGCTAATGTCTGGAGAAGTAGCCCAGTATTTAATGGCATAACGTCCGGGAGACAGCTAGCACCAGGTGCAATAATATTGGGTGATTCCGC gaaaGACAATCCCTTAGAACATATTGATGAAATGGCACCACAGCAGCATGGCAACATAGAAGCTGCAAGTGAGTTGGAGACACTTCAAGATCCCCCTTTATGGTCCGCTGAGACGGATGATGAAAATGGAGTTGAtagaagaaattatttaaaaactcttTTCTCCTCATAA